GATGTTCAACGTAATGGTTAATCAGGTGCAACAGATCATTAGCAGCTGCAAACAATCAATACTTCCAAACACTTCGATGGGCATTCGCTGCTAAAACTACAGTTAAAATATTGTGATATTTATGAATAACCGTCCTCGGCGTTTTCTAAACTCGGTTTCAAATGATCAAAACTTGATTAGTTGACTTGAATCAGTTGATTTAATGTTAGACgtttttggtttttgccctaactttaccgagtttgggaaaccttaGCCTACTGTCGCCGTACCTTTTTATCATAACCAAACAGCATTTTAATGTTTTTGTCATTGTCTTCTACTTTGCAAACACATTTTGTAGCTTAGACTATAGCTTCAAATCATGATTTAGAAAAGTAATGTTCTCATGTAACGTTTGGCCTAATGTAATCCCTTGAACACTACATACAATAGAAACGAAGCGCTATTTGCTATCATGTTCTATTTATTTTGAAGGAAAGTATTCCCAGTGGCTTCCTGTCTAACAATGGTCTCGGGAATCCCCCCTCTAGCCAGAGGCTTGACAACATTTTGGTTGAATaaaaaatgtagtctatttaTCTAAGCATGTTCATCAATTAGTCTAGATTAGCATAGGCAAATATTCATAAGTGAATTTTGAACTACGAGTAAGGTATGTTTTTACCATAGTTTCATGTAGGTATACAtgtgatattttatttttaatcaatACATTGCATAATGTCACATGAATGGAAATGAAATGTGCCCTAGTCAAACTTTTTAGAGTTTCCAGGTTAAGTCAAACATCATTCTTGATTAACAAGAGAACACATTTGATTTTATGTACTAAATGTCTGAAACAGAAAGAAACCTCCCAGCATAACCATTCCCACAAGATTTCTTGCTATACTAGTGGACTAGGATATTATCTTTGATGTATCCCAGAAACCTGGTTATTTTCCTTGAACAGGGCAGTTAGGCACCCAAATTCACATGGGAATAACCTTTGATCAACCTCCACAATGTGAATTATTAATTTCGCTGTGTTCTATATTCAGAGACTACGACTCCCTGAATAAAGAGGATGTTTTTGACAACAACAACTTGGTAAGATGTTGCATGCATAAATAGACAGTACATCATTACAGTTAAAGGTTGTACATTGACATGACCATACTGAACTGTTTGACCATCTTATCAGGAAGTCAGTTGGTTTGTGTTTGAGGTGATTGCATTGTTACAAATGCATCAAGTGCTTTGTAACATTAATTTTTATTAGTGACGTCTCCAAAGGACTGGAATTGTGCACAAGTCAATTCATGGTTATTTTGATATATACCTCAGTGTTTCTATTGAACTGGGGCAAACACATTTTGCTCTGAAGGGTGATGTTGAATGCAACTCATGAAAAGAATGTGATGGCTCACCATAAATGTGACCTATTGCTTGTAGCATGCATAGTATGTAAACGCTGTGGCCAAATGCTGAACGTCTTTCCCAGTTGATAACTGAACAACATGGATTCCTAGGATTTCATGTCCCAGGCAAGGTTATTCATATACCAACTGTAGTTTGGGAAACCATCTCTCCTGGGGGTGCTATACAAGGTATGTCCCATGTTGCTGTTTTAATGTGAGGAGAATGTCATCTGCGAGTTGTACGGAACGTGTCAAGTCAGTGAGTTATACTGCCTAACAATTCACTTGGTAGTGACTTGGGCTAGTTGCACTCATTTCTATTGATACTTCGACAGATGCCGGCTTAACTATAAACATCAGATACTATGTTTGACTTGGTTGAATTTAACTTGTTGTTAACTCTTTGGAATTATTTGACCAACTGTTTtgtccctcccaccccctctatTTCCTTCATAGCAGGAAGTGTGTTAGGACTGTTAGGATAAGAATGAGTCAAACAACAGCGCAGCTGGGACTTGTCCATAATTTAGTTGTTCTCTCTGTGCTGGTTTCCTCTGATTTTGGGGATTACAGACCTCAGTGTTCTATGCTCTCCAGGATCTGTTGCAAAACACTAGCTGCTAGTCGTGCCGATCCCCCACAGCGTCTGTTAAGAACCTGAGTACTAGAAGAGGCTCCCTGGGTTATTCATTATGAATGAGGCTTACTGTTATCTGTGGGCCACTCGATCCGCACGATAAAGGTCCATTTACAAATGTTAGACAGTATGATGAGACAACACTGCTTGAGGGGTTGCATAAGAAGAACATGTTTTAAGCCACACAGAAGAGTGTAGGTTTTTTTTTCTCAGTTTTAGTAGCGCTAGTCTATTTGACCAACCAACTAGGAAGGAATTCCCCCATGGTGGAGTCCAAACACCAATGTTGTGTAGCTACTTCTTTTTAGTCTGCGGTAATCCCATATACATTGACAGTAGTCTTTATTTCATGACAAGGAGGTCCCAGTCCTTCATGTGTGTCAGGTTTCTCTCAGTGGTGGGTATCTGTCACTGCAGACTCAAATATGCATTTGTTTTGTCCAGACTCTGTTTTGTACAGCAACAATGGGCAGTTCCGTTTCTGTTATACAGAGAATCTCACAAATGTAGAAGTTGTTtggcctttctcctcctcctccaacacgAACGGATATGCCGTTCTGCAAGGCTGTACTTTAACATTTTAATGAGCACATCAGGTTGATCCCAAACAATGCCCCGTTGTCCTTCTCCCTCCTTGTTCCCAGGGCTGAGTGTGCACAGGAAATGTGCTATTCATTATTCACCCCCTGTCCAGACCTCCCCGGCATGGGGCCACAAACAGCTGCTGGCTGGACTTCACTATTTTCTATTTCTGAAGATACCATTTTGTCTGGCTTGTTTACAGTTAAATTAAGTAGCTTCTTTGTATTTTAAGAAACACTCAAGAACATTGGGAAAGTGTTATTCAAATGATGTAAGATTTTTCCTTATTACTTCTGCTTTGTAAGTCTTAAAAGTTAAGTTTGTAAACATGTACAATGTTACGTGTTCTGCTTGCTAGGGGGAACTCCAATCCCCCGAGACCTGTTGTCTCTATGACTTTAGGGTTGGTTAATAAAACAAGTGTTTATTTCTAACTTCAGGCTTTCCGGGTTGCAGAGGACAAGCTGGGGATCGCTGCTCTGCTGGATGCAGAGGACATGGTGGCCCTGAGGATCCCAGACCGACTGAGCGTCCTCACCTACGTCTCACAGTACTACAACTACTTCCACGGACGCAACCCTAGTAAGACTGTCTTGACTTGAGGCAGCTTCGTTACATTGGAGCACTAGCCTATATGTTGCACTTTAAGTGTTTTCTTTCCTGGTGCGGTGTTACTTAAGGTGATTGTGAGAAATACACGCGTTGTGTTAAATTGGGTGAAAACATTGCTTCAAACCCGTTTAGTGAAATGTGCCTGTCCTTACAATCAGTAGTACATTTAAAACTTGTCAAATGTTTTTCAAATTGTTTAGGGTTATTGGTTTAAAAGATAGGATATTCAAACTATTTCAGTTTCACAAAGCATCTCTACTGAGCTATTGGTTCAGGTATTGTAGACTAGAGTATTGTGGCTCAACCCTCTGCTTTCTGATAGCCAATGTTGTTTTTTCCAGTTGGAGGGGTGGGTGCTGTGAAAAGACCAGCTGAGGGCTCCAAGGAGGAGCCGTGTGGAAAGAAGAACCTCCCGGTGGTGGCCAAAACCATAGTGTCTAAAATGGCTATAGAGAATCGccaacctccctctctcatgGTGAAAACCTCCCCCAAAGCAACCAGAGCTGCTGTTCAGGTACAAATGGTTCTTTAATGTCTATTtaaagagatatatatatatatatatatttgacagGCATACATTTAGATGAACTACTAAATgtacacaatatatacaaaagtatgtggacaccccttcaaattagtggattttatttcagccacacccattgctgacaggtgtataatttCAAGCACACAATGCAATCTctgtagacaaacattggcagtggaatggccttactgcagagctgagtgactttcaatgtggcactgtcataagatgccacctttccaacaagtcagtttgtaaaatgtctgccccgctagagctgccccagtcaactgtgagtgctgttattgtgaagtggaaacgtaaaggagcaacaatggctcagctgcgaTGTGGTCAGTCGCAGAacaggactgccgagtgctgtagcgtgtaaaaatcgtctttCCTCGGTGGCAACACtaactacagagttccaaactgcctctggaagcaacgtcagcacaataactgttcatagggagcttcatgaaatgggtttccatggccgagcagccacacgcAAGCTTAAGATCGCAATGCCAATCgttggctagagtggtgtaatgcTCGttaccattggactctggagcagtggaaatgctttctctggagtgacgaatcacacttcaccatttgTCAGTCCAACGGTTGAATCTGAGTTTGGCCAGCAACGCTAACTGCCCcaatgcgtagtgccaactgtaaagtttggtggctaaataatggtctggggttgtttttcatggtttgggctaggccccttagttccactgaagggaaatcttaacgctggtTTGTCAAGCTCGGTGTGGAAAAacctgactggcctgcacagacccctgaccttaaccccatcgaacacctttgggatgaattggaacgccgactgcaagtcAGGCCtcatcacccaacatcagtgcccgaactCACTAgttcctgcagcaatgttccaacatgtagtggaaagccttcccagaagagtggaggctgttttagcagcaaaggggggagcaACTGCCTactaatgtccatgattttggattgtgttgtttgacgagcaggtgtccatacttttggtcatgtgtatctaaactcagcaaaaaacgaaacgtccctttttcaggaccctgtctttcaaagataatttgtaaaaatccaaaacttcacagatcttcattgtaaaggttttaaacactgtttcccatgcttgttcatgaattgtttatggttcattgaacatgcacccatggaatggtcgttaagacaataacagcctacagacggtaggcaattaatgtcagttataaaaacttaggacactaaaggcctttctactgactctgaaaaacaccaaaagaaagattccccgctcatctgtgtgaacatgccttaggcattctgcaaggaggcatgaggactgcagatgttgccagggcagtaaattgcaatgtccttgcagtggcagaccacatgtaccgatcctgtgcaggtgttgttacatctGAAAATCACACTTGCGggtcaggtacaggatggcaacaacaactgcccgagttacaccagaaacgcacaatccctccatcagtgctcagactgtccgcagtaggctgagagaggctggactcagGGCTTGGACGCCTGTTGTAAGACTGGTCCTCACCAGACggcaccggcaacaacgtcgcctatgggcacaaacccacaatcgctggaccagaccggactggcaaaaagtgatcttcactgacgagtcgtggttttgtctcaccaggggtgatggtcggattcacgtttctCATCGAAGgcatgagcgttacaccgaggcctgtactctggagcgggatcgatttggaggtggcgggtccgtcatggtctggggcggtgtgtcacagcatcatcggactgagcttgttgtcattgcaggcaatgtcAATGCtttgcattacagggaagacatcctcctccctcatgtggtacccttcctgcaggctcatcctgacgtgATCCccccaccagccatactgctctttctgtgcgtgatttcctgcaagacaggaatgtcagtgttctgccatggccagcgacgagCCCGGCTCTCaatagcaagaactggcaaatctggtgcagtctgaGGCGGAGTacagcagtacttaatgcagctggttgccacaccagatactgactgacttttgattctgacccccccccccccctctgttcagggacacattattccatttctgttagtcacatgtctgtggaacttgttcagtttgtctcagtagTTGAATCTTGttctgttcatacaaatatttacacatgttaattttgctgaaaataaacgcagttgacagggGGGGGTTAGTTTACATGACAAacactttttcttcttctctctcttccacagAAGACTGAAGTTTTGGTGGAGAGGTCCAATAAGACAGGCACTCTCAGCAGTAAATGTGTTGTGTGCAAATGCCACGTTCATCTGGTCCAACGGCACTTTATCGAGGGGAAGCTTTACCACAGGAGCTGCTTCAAGTAAATGTCCACTTTAAACATAGAAACCAGCTCCACCATTATGGTTCAAACGTGTTGACACCTTTTTATGTTGCACCTTTCACTAGGTGCAGTGAATGCTCCATCGTCCTCCTGGCTGGGGCCTATAAACCAGGGAAGGAGCCAGGTATCTTCATCTGTAATGATGACCAGAACACTAAGAATGGCTGCAACGAGCCTCCCTCCTCTGGGGTTGTCATCAAAACCGGATGCCCAAGCGCAAAAGTTGAATCCAAAAGTGACACCAGCAGAGTCCAGTCTGTCTCCTGCTCCACCTCTGTGTCTTCGACCCCCATCAAGGTGGTCTTGAAGCCTGTGGAGACCACCACCCCAGCTCCCCAACCCTGGACCAGCTCGGCCCAGAGAACCCAGGCAGCGCGGCAGAGGTTCTTCCAGTCATCTACCTCAACCTCCAGCAGCCAGAAGCCCTCAGGACTGCCGAGGCTACCCCTGAGTCCTGAGGAAGAGAAGAACCGAGCCAGGGCTGTCATTACCCAGAAACTAGCTGAAGCGAACTGTAACAACAATAACACCAGATATTTTGTTATCCGACCAGCAGAAAGAAGGTGAGTAAAGGCCTATGTGTTTACCTATAGGCTTTTAGTCTTGTTCAAGTGTGCACAGCCACAGTTCATATCATTTTGTGGATGTCAGCTATTACTAAATGTACATTTCCAAACCTAATGGTGATAGTATTGCTTCCCAGGTTTGGAGATGTGCTAAGCTCAGCTGACCTCCCCAGCTGGAAGCAGGCTAAATGTGGGCCAGGCACAGCAGGACAACTCttcaccagccccaccagcaaTAAGGAATTGCTTAACACAGTCAACAAAGCCAGCGCCAGACCAACAACTGTATCCTTCAGCAccaaaggcaagctttttcaattCCATTTCATTTTCAGAACTTTTTTTATCACGATCATGTTTTTACAATAGGTCATAGGGGAAACTTCAAAAGCTGGAACGCTTTCGATTACCTTGTTGTTAGTGCAAGGGTGTAGCCATGAACAGCATTTCCATACAGTTTAACAAAAGTCTGTTTTGAAGTGCATGAAAATAAGATGAGCTGCTAGTGCATTAGCAGTCTTTACTAACAGCCACTTTTTATTTAGTTATCCCATCTTGTTTAgccctttttaaatgtttttattttttttaacattaaATAGAATTGTAGAATTTGATAATGAGCTTGAATCATCCACTCTCCTTTCAAAATGTATGTCTCTTTGGCAGTAAGTGCAGACCGTGCAGAGGCTCCTGTTAACTGGCGATCAAAGCTCAAGCCTGTTAAAAATGGACCAGGACTGAAGTAAGTCTGGACTGCTCATCTGTTAATCAACCACTTTCTCTTTCTAATCCTGTACATCCACACAAAGGGAAGGCAGGTATTGTCACCCGGGTGAGAGATTAAATTATATATCTGATCTGGAGAGCTAACCAGTTGGGCGTCCATGTATCCACTCCTCCAGCCTCCGGATTCATCCTGCCTCGCCCTGCTCCGTTAtggctgattggctcaaattgcagccactctcctcccccatcctcacaaGTCCCAAGGAGTGCTATGCCTGACATGAACCCTAGTGCAAAACTAACTAGTTTCCCCAGAGTTCCCTCTGATGACCCCCTCCACTATTTTCTCATCTCCATTATTTCTAAATGTTTAAGGTGAGGTTGAATGTTCTGTTTGTACTTACTGTATGTTCAATCCAAATTGGTTGATTTTCAGGGGAAAGTCCAATCTTTTCCTGCTCCTTACATGCACCCTCTTTCTCCAGGACCTCTGACTCTGAGGACCATGCGATCATTGTTGAGCAACCCAAACCTGAAGCCATCTCGAAGTCTTTCGCTACTAGTATCATCGTCAACAtcagctctacctctcctccGATTCCCCCAGCAGCCTTCAACCCTCCTCCACCTGGCCCGGTGTCTCACAGCGCTCCGTCTCCCAAGCAGCCCCATTGCAGCTCTGGAGGCTTGGGTACCTGCTTTTTATTATCTTATCCTCTATAGTTGGCAGAGTAGTGATTTAGTGTTTCATAAATGATTGAGTAAACATTTTCGATgacttgtgattttttttttaattatcacGCTTCACCTTCTAGGTACTAAAAATGGGAATTATTCTACTCCTCTGTTGTCCACTCctcccctggttcctgtctggcaCAGGGTTCCCACTCCCAATAAGCCTCACCACAGCTCTGCAGGATCGGGTAAAGACAAGAACTCCGTTCAGTGATTGCATCGCAACAATGTATTTGGAGTCTATATTTTGCAGTTTATTAATCGGttacactttttttttatttttaatttaggCTCAACGGATGTCAATTATTCTCCCCCTATGTCTCCTAAACAGCCTCGCCAGGGTTCCACAGGTTAGTCCTGGCCTTCACTTTCTATTACCAGACATTGTCTCAACCATTGTTTTAATTTGTTTTTGTCATGTCTTAGCCTGTTTATTTTCCGAGGTTAAGTCTTATGTGACAATGGCTCCCTGAGTGTCAGCCATTAAATATGTAATAATCCTGTTCTGTCTACCTCTTAGGCTCCAAAAATGGGAAGTATTTGTCACCCACAAACACCTCCCAGTCTGAAACGAGGTCCCCCTCAGTAAGTTGTCAGTTATGTCTCATACATAAATAGTGGCATGTTACTAGAGCTGATCAGAGGCAATAACTATCCTATGTGAAAATATGTAATATTCTTATGAAATTCAGGTCATAGTTAAATAATAACACAGGATTAGCAATTGGTGGTGACACAAAGTTTCTTTGTTTTGTTCAATGTAAGTCCCATCACATCCCCATGGACCAGATAGTGAAGGAGCTGTGTGAGATTGGAGACAGCCTGGGTGACttggagaggaagggagtggagatggagaagaGGCTTCGCAGCTGTGAGGAAGGTACTTGCCTTGGGACTTCCCTTGACTCCCAGTGTTTCTCCTTCCTTTGTTGATGTTGACTAATAGCGATTGTTtatttgccaaagcaagtgggaGAGAGGTCCTCTGCATACACTTTCTCCCTTTGACATTTAGATAAGTTATTGGTTTTGACACTAGTCTGGCTTTTGAAGGACTTAACTGTGTGCAGAATTGCTTGTCGTTTATGTTAAAGAAGACGGACCATGTTTCAACCTTAACTGGGTCTT
This genomic stretch from Oncorhynchus clarkii lewisi isolate Uvic-CL-2024 chromosome 13, UVic_Ocla_1.0, whole genome shotgun sequence harbors:
- the LOC139364710 gene encoding MICAL-like protein 2 gives rise to the protein MAAIKALQQWCKLQCDGYRDVAVINMTTSFRDGLAFCALIHKYRPDLIDYDSLNKEDVFDNNNLAFRVAEDKLGIAALLDAEDMVALRIPDRLSVLTYVSQYYNYFHGRNPIGGVGAVKRPAEGSKEEPCGKKNLPVVAKTIVSKMAIENRQPPSLMVKTSPKATRAAVQKTEVLVERSNKTGTLSSKCVVCKCHVHLVQRHFIEGKLYHRSCFKCSECSIVLLAGAYKPGKEPGIFICNDDQNTKNGCNEPPSSGVVIKTGCPSAKVESKSDTSRVQSVSCSTSVSSTPIKVVLKPVETTTPAPQPWTSSAQRTQAARQRFFQSSTSTSSSQKPSGLPRLPLSPEEEKNRARAVITQKLAEANCNNNNTRYFVIRPAERRFGDVLSSADLPSWKQAKCGPGTAGQLFTSPTSNKELLNTVNKASARPTTVSFSTKVSADRAEAPVNWRSKLKPVKNGPGLKTSDSEDHAIIVEQPKPEAISKSFATSIIVNISSTSPPIPPAAFNPPPPGPVSHSAPSPKQPHCSSGGLGTKNGNYSTPLLSTPPLVPVWHRVPTPNKPHHSSAGSGSTDVNYSPPMSPKQPRQGSTGSKNGKYLSPTNTSQSETRSPSSHHIPMDQIVKELCEIGDSLGDLERKGVEMEKRLRSCEEEGKGDILMDPLMVDWFNLIRKKQTYIRRESELVYIAKTQDLEGQQPGVEGELRRLLEKPDHLKSTEERRRENGLMERLMEIVNGRNAIVEGLDEDRLREDKEDQQLNEMMQTLGLKQSKIKRKSSFKMLFRHKSSKKVTVRDPGTAF